A window of Ranitomeya variabilis isolate aRanVar5 chromosome 2, aRanVar5.hap1, whole genome shotgun sequence contains these coding sequences:
- the LOC143809121 gene encoding germ cell nuclear acidic protein-like: protein MANKKRFHCIIISDSENSSDEDFHQTHHRKKRPRLPNYQPEGGFKTGITPIDPELITSFPSCSSDIFSSTDVIVISDDDHYSCGEKISRKRLRTSGIEADEAPEQCGPPDTDSDDDDDCIIIEPSSPVTDTESSGCLESFPSEEQPICTIEGCFIEDITSPASPYVQDFQNTKHELVMRLFQLYNSTVFENELPESKIKFTWSKRLTAACAYCTNTYKDGEQYSIIELSDKVCDSAERLRDALAHELCHVACWHNDGVQNDGHGPVWRSYTEKVIHVHPELPPVRTYHAYDINYPYNYVCAGCGYRVGRFTKISEQRAFCRKCGGKLLMQNTA from the exons ATGGCGAATAAAAAGCGATTTCATTGTATTATTATCTCTGATTCAGAGAACAGCAGTGATGAGGATTTCCATCAG ACCCATCACAGAAAAAAAAGACCAAGACTTCCGAACTATCAACCGGAAGGTGGATTCAAAACTGGGATAACACCTATAGACCCAG AACTAATAACATCATTTCCGTCATGTAGCAGTGACATCTTCAG TTCCACCGATGTCATTGTTATCTCTGACGATGACCATTATTCTTGTGGGGAGAAAATATCTCGCAAAA GACTCAGGACTTCTGGCATCGAGGCTGATGAAGCCCCTGAGCAGTGCGGACCTCCAGACACTGACAGCGATGATGATGACGACTGTATCATAATAGAACCATCATCTCCTGTCACTG ATACAGAATCATCTGGATGCCTGGAGAGTTTCCCCTCAGAGGAGCA GCCTATTTGTACCATTGAGGGCTGCTTTATAGAGGACattacatctccggcatctccataCGTGCAGGACTTTCAGAACACCAAACATGAGTTGGTTATGCGGCTGTTCCAGCTCTATAACAGCACCGTGTTTGAGAACGAG CTTCCTGAGTCCAAAATAAAATTCACGTGGAGCAAAAGACTGACGGCAGCATGTGCTTACTGCACTAACACCTATAAGGACGGGGAACAGTACTCCATTATTGAACTCTCTGACAAAGTGTGTGACTCCGCAG agcGCCTTAGAGATGCACTGGCACATGAATTGTGCCATGTCGCCTGCTGGCACAATGATGGAGTGCAAAACGATGGACATGGTCCAGTCTGGAGATCCTACACAGAAAAGGTCATCCATGTTCACCCCGAGTTGCCACCTGTGAGAACGTATCATGCATATGATATTAATTACCCATACAACTACGTGTGCGCAGGGTGTGGATACAG AGTCGGCCGTTTCACGAAAATCAGTGAACAAAGAGCATTTTGCCGAAAATGTGGAGGGAAACTTCTCATGCAAAACACCGCTTGA